One Streptomyces sp. CG4 genomic window, GGTGTGCGGCTGGTCGGCCCGAGCCCAGGTGCCGCGGTGCGGCTTGAGCGCGACCACGTAGGCCAGGCCGGCTTCGCGCAGGGCGAGGTACCAGTCGTCGCTGACGGAGTAGGCGCAGTCGGCGACCACCGCGCGGCAGCCGAAGCCCGCCTCCTTCCCGCGGGCCGCGAGGGCGGCGGCCAGCTGCGGTTTCGTGCGGAAGGCCGGATCGGACCGGCCGCGGTCGAAGTGATGGGCAGGGGTATAGGGAGTCGCGTGCAGCGGGTAGTACACGCGGCCGTCGGTCCACACCGTGGTCACCGTGACGATGCCGTTGTCCGTCTTGCCCAGCCGGCCCAGCCACTGCCTGCCGACATGCGCGGTCGCCGTGCCGTCCTTGCGGTCCCCGGAATCGTCGATCACGATGACCCCGCCGTCGTGCGGAGCCGTCGCCGGCTGCTCGCGCAGCAGCTCGAGCCGCCGGTCGTTGACCTGCTCGGCCTCCCAAGGCGACTCGGACAGGAAGAACTGCAGCCGCTGCACCCCCGGCATCCCCGCACCCGCCACCGGCTCCGCACCTGCCAGGCAGGTGATCGTCTTGTTCCGCTCCCGCGGCGCCAGCAGTCCGGTCAGGTACTCGCGAAACCCCCGCCGCTGGGCCAGGCTGAAGAAGAGGTCGTCGAACCGGGCCGCGTACTCTTCCAACGGCCCCGGCGCGGGCGGACACGGGCGGCGAGCAGTCATCTTCAGCCCCCAGCAAGGCGGTTGAACTTGTTGACCCCTACCACCCGACCTACGGCCAATCCGACCTGCCGTCAACCCGCACCGCCACCGGATTTAACGAACTACCGCTAGAGGTATTCGAGACTGTGCCATGCATGGGTGATCTTCATTGGCGTATCGGCCCAGGCATTGCCCGCGAGGTTACTCTGGGCGCACCAATCGCCTTTGACGAACCAGTAACCGTCCGGCTGGTACATAACCGCATCCAGGTCGCGTGCGAACACTGTGCCAGTCGTGACAGGCCACATCTCACTGATCTCCCTCGGGCCGCTGGTGATATCGCCGCCAAGCCCGCGGGTCCTGACGCACAGGCTCCCTTTGAAGATCCAGAACTCGTTGCCAGCGGCGTTGACGGTAATGGCGTCGAGATTACCCTTCCAGAATCCTGAGGGAAACGGCGCCCATGGCTCCCGAGCAACCTCGTCAGCAGCCAGCTCGCGCTCGCGCTGAGCGACCTCCTTCACAGCGAACCACTCCACCAGCTCCGTAATGGTCATACCGCGCTCCTCCGCGAGAGTGCGCAGCCGGTCACGAATCAGCTCAGTGACCTGGATATTCGTCAGCCTACTCATGCCCGGATTGTCTCCCCTCGAGCGCGCACCCTCAACCAGATTTTGCATTAGGAGGCTCAACGTGATGGGCGCGGTGTTGATGGTGTTGCCAGGTTATTGAAGAGTCTGTCGGTTCTTGGGTCGCTGGCAGCACCACGTGCGCAAGCGCGCCGGACAGGGCTGAGTTACGGCCACGAAGCTCTCCCATCGAAGTGTGCAGCTTAGGGCTGTTCGGCGATCCGCTGACCACCACCGGACAGCCTCACAACATGCACATGATTGCCGCGTATTGGGCAGTGAGCGGCATGCATCGCTCCAATGGATGGATGCGTGGCTAAGGTGCACACTTCCTGGGTACGGCTGATTGAGCGAGTACGGCGACCGTTATAAGCGAAGCCTCGGCCACCCACTACGGGCCGTGGTTGGCAGGGCTGGTCAAGCGGTGTTCTTGGGCGCTTCGTATTCGGCAAGCTGCATATGGATCTCGGCGCACGCGGGCCGCCGTCCAGGGGGGATGGGGCTGTGGCAGGTGCTCGGGCTGCGCGGTGGCGCCCGCGTCGACTTCATCGTCACCGAGACCGACGACGTCCACGCGCTGGAGGTCAACACCACGC contains:
- a CDS encoding IS701 family transposase, producing the protein MEEYAARFDDLFFSLAQRRGFREYLTGLLAPRERNKTITCLAGAEPVAGAGMPGVQRLQFFLSESPWEAEQVNDRRLELLREQPATAPHDGGVIVIDDSGDRKDGTATAHVGRQWLGRLGKTDNGIVTVTTVWTDGRVYYPLHATPYTPAHHFDRGRSDPAFRTKPQLAAALAARGKEAGFGCRAVVADCAYSVSDDWYLALREAGLAYVVALKPHRGTWARADQPHTPIEAAHALAWKDARRPGDWTPVERHFRDGHTETWWAADARLGGYGPDSPCRLVVATTDPAGLPEKATWYLATNLPHPDAPHATTGPHPPADLAEIVRLYGLRPWIEQSYKQIKDELGWADFQVRSDRAIRRHQTLVNCAFSFCWDQWFTPGPLDATAPDPCPDEGPERGPSLTPPAPTALLAQGLTGHPLLAHPSHHPHPMVASLDGHGPTLRAPGADQRGHHRTRH